A single window of Acidimicrobiales bacterium DNA harbors:
- the glnB gene encoding nitrogen regulatory protein P-II → MQYLITAIVKPHVLDEVKEAITGAGVTGLTVSEVKGFGRQAGHTETYRGAEYRVDFVPKIRLDVLAPDVLVDKVVEAIVSSARTGQIGDGKVWVTPVERVVRIRTGEMGDDAI, encoded by the coding sequence ATGCAGTACTTGATAACCGCGATCGTCAAGCCGCACGTGCTCGACGAAGTGAAAGAGGCGATCACGGGAGCCGGCGTGACCGGCCTCACCGTGTCGGAGGTCAAGGGTTTCGGCCGCCAGGCCGGGCACACTGAGACCTACCGCGGCGCAGAGTACCGGGTCGACTTCGTCCCGAAGATCCGACTCGATGTGTTGGCCCCCGACGTACTCGTCGACAAGGTGGTCGAGGCCATCGTCTCGTCGGCGCGGACGGGCCAGATCGGTGACGGCAAGGTGTGGGTGACGCCGGTAGAGCGTGTCGTGAGGATCCGGACGGGCGAGATGGGAGACGACGCGATCTGA
- the dnaJ1 gene encoding chaperone protein DnaJ 1 has translation MAPQAEWFEKNYYEILGVPENASQKEITRAYRRLARQYHPDANPGDPKAEEKFKEISAAYEVLGDEKKRKEYDEVRRLAASGMFGGAGGPTGSFTFSAEDLGDLLSGLFGRMGRRGGAGAGPRRGRDLETELRLSFREAVRGVTTTVSVAGEAACSTCAGTGARPGTVPKACPTCGGRGVVSENQGFFSFSHPCQTCAGSGRVIEEPCPECNGRGVVLARREVKVRIPPGVDDGQRIRVRGKGGPGRNGGPDGDLYVRVRVDPDPVFSRSGRDLVVEVPITFPEAALGTTLSVPTLDGEPVKIRIPAGTPSGKTFRVKGRGIQTRSGKGDLLVRVEVAVPRKLNREQRKAVEAFAAATRESPREHLGV, from the coding sequence TTGGCTCCCCAGGCCGAGTGGTTCGAGAAGAACTACTACGAGATTCTCGGGGTGCCCGAGAACGCCTCCCAGAAGGAAATCACGCGCGCCTACAGAAGGCTCGCTCGCCAGTATCACCCCGACGCCAACCCAGGAGATCCGAAGGCGGAGGAGAAGTTCAAGGAGATATCCGCCGCCTACGAGGTCCTGGGGGACGAGAAGAAGCGCAAGGAGTACGACGAGGTGCGTCGGCTGGCGGCTTCTGGGATGTTCGGGGGTGCCGGGGGACCAACCGGCTCGTTCACCTTCAGCGCAGAGGACTTGGGAGACCTGCTCTCGGGGCTATTCGGCCGCATGGGTCGGAGAGGCGGCGCGGGGGCCGGGCCCCGGCGAGGGAGGGACCTCGAGACCGAATTGCGGCTTTCCTTCCGCGAAGCCGTCAGGGGAGTCACCACCACGGTGTCGGTCGCGGGTGAAGCCGCATGCTCGACCTGTGCAGGAACGGGGGCTCGACCCGGCACCGTTCCAAAGGCATGTCCGACCTGTGGCGGGCGAGGAGTGGTGAGTGAGAACCAGGGCTTCTTCTCCTTCTCACATCCCTGTCAGACGTGCGCCGGTTCCGGGCGTGTCATAGAGGAACCCTGTCCGGAGTGCAACGGACGAGGGGTGGTACTGGCTCGTCGGGAGGTGAAGGTTCGGATTCCGCCCGGTGTCGACGACGGCCAGAGGATCAGGGTTAGAGGGAAGGGGGGGCCCGGTAGGAACGGAGGCCCGGACGGCGACTTGTACGTCCGAGTTCGGGTCGACCCGGATCCGGTGTTCTCTCGGTCGGGCCGAGACCTGGTGGTGGAGGTGCCGATCACATTCCCCGAGGCAGCGCTGGGCACCACGCTCAGCGTCCCGACACTCGATGGTGAACCGGTGAAGATCCGGATCCCTGCAGGCACTCCGTCGGGGAAGACCTTTCGTGTAAAGGGACGAGGGATCCAGACACGTTCGGGCAAAGGGGATCTGTTGGTGAGAGTGGAAGTGGCTGTGCCTCGGAAGCTGAACCGCGAGCAACGCAAGGCCGTAGAGGCGTTCGCCGCCGCGACTCGCGAATCCCCCCGAGAGCACCTGGGCGTGTGA
- a CDS encoding MerR family transcriptional regulator: MAADDKEKMRAADPRAGKSTEAVYVISVAAELADVHPQTLRIYERKGLIVPRRTPGGSRRYSDEDIALLKRIQQLTAEGLNLAGVKRVLELEAELADLRAELEAVKRQAREAVERLRREYRRDLVPLRQQILLWREAHRLP; encoded by the coding sequence GTGGCCGCGGACGACAAAGAGAAGATGCGAGCGGCGGACCCGAGGGCAGGGAAGTCTACCGAAGCGGTGTACGTGATCTCTGTCGCCGCGGAGCTGGCAGACGTACATCCACAGACCCTGCGAATTTACGAGCGCAAGGGCCTCATCGTGCCGCGGAGGACACCTGGTGGAAGTCGCCGGTACAGCGACGAGGACATCGCCCTCTTGAAGCGGATCCAGCAGCTGACGGCCGAGGGGCTCAACCTGGCAGGGGTGAAACGGGTGTTGGAACTGGAGGCAGAGCTAGCCGATCTCCGAGCGGAGTTGGAGGCGGTGAAGCGCCAGGCCCGCGAAGCAGTGGAGAGGTTGCGTCGCGAATACAGACGAGACCTCGTACCCCTACGTCAGCAGATCTTGCTCTGGAGAGAAGCTCACCGCCTGCCGTGA
- the gpmA gene encoding 2,3-bisphosphoglycerate-dependent phosphoglycerate mutase, which translates to MSLRLSSSTLEAVLSFPAVQHPTLVLLRHGESEWNALNLFTGWTDIDLTERGCAEAREAGRLLAEAQILPDVVHTSVLVRAIRTAWIALDEMNRLWIPVRRSWRLNERHYGALQGKDKKETSESFGAEQVKIWRRSYDVPPPPLDPEDERHPVHDPRYRDLPPDVLPSTECLADVVERMLPWWYDAIVPDLRAGRVVLVSAHGNSLRALVKHLDRISDEDIVEINIPTGVPLVYELDQNMAPVERCHPLERCLGDPESIREAAEDVARQAG; encoded by the coding sequence TTGAGTCTGCGTTTGTCAAGTTCAACACTCGAGGCAGTGCTATCATTCCCGGCCGTGCAGCACCCCACCCTCGTTCTTCTCAGGCACGGCGAGAGCGAATGGAACGCTCTGAATCTGTTCACCGGCTGGACCGACATCGACCTCACCGAGAGGGGATGCGCCGAGGCGCGGGAAGCAGGCCGGCTCCTTGCGGAGGCGCAGATCCTGCCGGACGTCGTACACACGTCGGTCCTGGTCCGCGCCATAAGGACCGCTTGGATAGCCCTGGACGAGATGAACCGCCTCTGGATTCCGGTGCGACGGAGTTGGAGGCTGAACGAACGCCATTACGGGGCCTTGCAGGGCAAGGACAAGAAGGAGACTTCAGAGAGCTTCGGTGCCGAACAGGTGAAGATCTGGCGGCGCTCCTACGACGTCCCTCCGCCGCCCCTGGACCCGGAAGACGAACGTCATCCCGTCCACGACCCGCGCTATCGGGATCTGCCTCCCGACGTGCTCCCCTCTACCGAGTGCCTGGCCGACGTGGTCGAGCGAATGCTGCCTTGGTGGTACGACGCCATAGTCCCCGACCTGAGAGCGGGCCGAGTGGTACTCGTGTCCGCCCATGGCAACAGCCTGCGCGCCCTCGTAAAGCATCTGGACCGCATATCAGACGAGGACATCGTCGAAATAAACATTCCGACCGGAGTTCCGCTGGTCTACGAACTCGACCAGAACATGGCCCCCGTCGAGCGTTGCCACCCGCTCGAGAGGTGCCTCGGGGACCCAGAAAGCATCCGAGAGGCCGCCGAGGACGTCGCGCGTCAGGCGGGCTGA
- a CDS encoding class II glutamine amidotransferase gives MLLYLGRPRPLSSLLFDPPHSLERQASAPRYQDPPLCNGDGWGVCWYPSGAIEPRRHRTTVPIWEDEAFHSSARSIESGCVLAAVRSATPPSAVSEENTPPYTHRRWAFAHNGRIQGFHSGTRRRVRELGSPMCGTRVRGSTDSEWIFAILLERLQRGDPVEEALSSLVRELLETCGGAFTTLLTDGEYGWASVLGRSLFYSQSAHDCVIASEPLDDEGGWTRLPEGSLLAAREGKIRVIEGVFPT, from the coding sequence ATGCTCCTGTACCTCGGTAGACCGAGGCCTCTGTCTTCGCTTCTGTTCGACCCGCCCCATTCGCTCGAGCGACAGGCGTCAGCCCCCCGCTATCAAGACCCTCCTCTCTGCAACGGCGATGGCTGGGGTGTCTGCTGGTATCCGAGCGGAGCGATCGAGCCGCGGCGACACAGGACGACCGTTCCCATCTGGGAAGATGAGGCCTTTCACTCCTCGGCGAGATCGATCGAGTCGGGCTGCGTCCTCGCGGCGGTCCGCAGCGCCACCCCGCCATCCGCCGTGAGCGAAGAGAACACGCCTCCCTACACTCACCGACGTTGGGCGTTCGCCCACAACGGGCGGATCCAAGGCTTCCACTCCGGCACCCGACGCCGAGTGAGAGAACTCGGTTCGCCCATGTGCGGTACGAGAGTCCGAGGCTCGACGGATTCCGAGTGGATCTTCGCCATCCTGCTGGAGCGTCTGCAACGAGGAGATCCCGTCGAGGAAGCACTCTCGAGTCTGGTGCGAGAACTGCTCGAGACCTGCGGCGGAGCATTCACCACGCTGCTGACAGACGGAGAGTACGGCTGGGCCAGCGTCCTCGGCAGGTCCCTTTTCTACTCGCAGTCCGCTCACGACTGTGTGATCGCGTCTGAACCACTCGACGACGAGGGCGGCTGGACGCGGCTGCCGGAGGGATCCCTACTTGCGGCGCGAGAGGGGAAGATCCGCGTGATAGAGGGGGTTTTCCCCACGTGA
- the egtB gene encoding hercynine oxygenase, whose protein sequence is MTPALRGRPVFLPETADHQEDLDGALRRLVATWLEECRRRTLSLLDDLPEEAQRSSPSPIMSPPVWDLAHIANYEELWLLRALDGREPTDPALDDMYNAFEHPRWERPSLPLLGPREARAYAASIRLETFDLLRRIDVEASPELLSGAFVYRMLVQHEHQHDETILQTRQMRGERCPPVYGALRAEDVGLRGDPTLVGTEVVFRGGSFEMGTSTDPWAYDNERPAHTVQVGSFALGATPVTCGEWIEFIRAGGYERSEYWSEDGWHARRQHGWTAPMYWRRGPDGTWGVLRHGRWLAVDPTEPVQHVSFYEAEAFCRWRGGRLPTEAEWEYAARSLSEGETTSAANTGTLFDGPAPVGSLPGAVTSTGLYQMIGCVWEWTSTPFGDYPGFRAFPYKEYSEVFFGSDYRVLRGGSWATHPTVARVTFRNWDFPRRRQIFAGVRIARDV, encoded by the coding sequence ATGACGCCCGCCCTGCGAGGCCGCCCCGTCTTCCTGCCCGAGACGGCGGATCACCAGGAGGATTTGGACGGGGCATTACGCCGACTCGTAGCCACATGGCTCGAAGAGTGTCGGCGACGGACTCTCTCGCTGCTCGACGACCTGCCGGAGGAGGCGCAGAGGTCTTCCCCCTCTCCAATCATGTCCCCGCCCGTGTGGGACTTGGCTCACATAGCCAACTACGAGGAACTGTGGTTGCTGCGAGCCCTGGACGGAAGGGAGCCCACGGATCCAGCTCTGGACGACATGTACAACGCCTTCGAACATCCGCGCTGGGAGCGCCCCTCCCTGCCGCTTCTGGGTCCGCGAGAGGCGCGCGCGTATGCGGCGAGCATTCGGCTCGAGACGTTCGACCTCCTCCGCCGAATCGACGTAGAGGCCTCTCCGGAGCTCCTGAGCGGCGCGTTCGTGTACCGGATGCTGGTCCAACACGAGCACCAGCACGACGAGACGATTCTGCAGACGCGCCAGATGAGAGGGGAACGTTGCCCACCCGTGTACGGGGCGTTGCGCGCCGAGGACGTAGGTCTACGAGGAGATCCGACTCTGGTCGGCACCGAGGTCGTCTTCCGAGGAGGCTCCTTCGAGATGGGGACTTCCACCGACCCGTGGGCATACGACAACGAACGCCCGGCCCACACCGTGCAAGTCGGGTCCTTCGCTCTCGGAGCGACTCCCGTCACCTGCGGGGAGTGGATCGAATTCATCCGAGCCGGGGGATACGAACGGAGCGAATACTGGTCTGAAGACGGTTGGCATGCCAGGCGGCAGCACGGGTGGACCGCTCCGATGTACTGGCGTCGCGGCCCCGACGGAACATGGGGCGTGTTGCGCCACGGACGTTGGCTTGCGGTGGATCCGACCGAGCCGGTCCAGCACGTGTCTTTCTATGAGGCCGAAGCCTTCTGCCGTTGGCGCGGCGGCCGGCTCCCGACCGAGGCCGAGTGGGAGTATGCGGCCCGGTCGCTCTCGGAAGGTGAAACGACGTCTGCTGCTAACACGGGCACTCTGTTCGACGGCCCTGCACCTGTCGGGAGTCTCCCGGGTGCGGTCACATCCACTGGCCTGTACCAGATGATCGGTTGTGTGTGGGAGTGGACTTCCACGCCGTTCGGGGACTACCCGGGATTTCGTGCATTCCCCTACAAGGAGTACTCGGAGGTGTTCTTCGGCTCCGACTATCGAGTGCTGCGAGGCGGCTCCTGGGCGACTCACCCCACGGTGGCACGGGTCACCTTCAGAAATTGGGACTTCCCGAGAAGACGGCAAATCTTCGCCGGAGTCCGGATCGCTAGGGACGTCTGA
- the egtD gene encoding histidine N-alpha-methyltransferase has translation MTRAPTIEVHVTPQYLREQLLREASVGLTGPRKWVSPKWFYDDVGSALFEKITELPEYYPTRREREILLARAGEIARLSGAEHLVELGSGSSQKTRILLDAFEDLGCLTCFTPLDVNRSVVEHSVADLADEYPELELHAVVGDFTVHIDRLPRRGRRTVAFLGGTIGNLVPAQRREFFASLAEASVPGDTLLLGTDLVKDVSRLLRAYDDSAGVTAAFNLNVLDVLSRELEADFRREDFAHKVLFDRTNEWIEMRLRCLRDHTVHLGALGRDISFAEGEEILTEISAKFRPESVREELTTAGFELIMWATDPQQDFAVSLAVRR, from the coding sequence GTGACCAGAGCGCCGACGATCGAGGTGCATGTGACTCCCCAATACCTGCGCGAGCAGCTTCTCAGAGAGGCCAGTGTCGGTCTCACCGGCCCGAGAAAGTGGGTATCTCCCAAGTGGTTCTATGACGACGTCGGTTCCGCGCTGTTCGAAAAGATCACCGAACTCCCCGAGTACTACCCCACGCGACGCGAACGCGAGATCCTTCTCGCCAGGGCGGGGGAGATCGCGCGCCTCTCCGGAGCAGAGCACTTGGTGGAGCTCGGTTCAGGCTCGTCTCAAAAGACGAGGATCCTCCTCGACGCCTTCGAGGACCTGGGCTGCCTCACCTGCTTCACGCCGCTCGACGTGAACAGGTCGGTCGTCGAGCACTCGGTCGCCGACCTTGCAGATGAGTATCCCGAGTTGGAGCTACACGCGGTGGTGGGTGACTTCACCGTCCACATCGACCGACTTCCGCGCCGGGGGCGCCGCACGGTCGCCTTTCTGGGCGGAACGATCGGAAACCTGGTGCCCGCCCAGCGGAGAGAATTCTTCGCCTCGCTGGCCGAGGCCTCGGTCCCGGGCGACACCCTCCTCTTGGGTACAGACCTCGTCAAGGACGTTTCTCGACTGCTCCGAGCCTACGACGACTCTGCCGGCGTCACGGCTGCGTTCAACCTGAACGTACTGGACGTCCTTTCCAGAGAGTTGGAGGCGGACTTCCGCCGGGAAGACTTCGCGCACAAGGTCCTCTTCGACCGGACAAACGAATGGATCGAGATGCGCCTGCGATGTCTCCGAGACCACACCGTGCACCTCGGGGCACTCGGGCGGGACATCTCGTTTGCCGAAGGCGAAGAGATCCTCACGGAGATCTCGGCCAAGTTCAGACCCGAATCAGTCCGAGAGGAGCTGACGACCGCAGGATTCGAGCTGATCATGTGGGCCACCGATCCGCAGCAGGATTTCGCGGTGAGCTTGGCCGTCCGCCGCTGA
- a CDS encoding ammonium transporter, whose translation MKRRYEFIAAGGLAALAVLAGAGPAVAQEEERITADAVQAVMDNIWVLVAAVLVIFMQAGFALVEAGMTRAKNVANIMMKNLMDFCAGVLAFGAVGFALAFGPGGRFLGTKGWFLDPGSYDFGNLSLPTYFIFQVAFAATSATIVSGAMAERTKFKSYFLYSLAITGFIYPVVVRWTWGGGWLSRFGEGFHDFAGSTVVHSVGGWAALMGAAILGPRIGKYGSDGKPRAIPGHSIPLAVTGAFILLIGWFGFNPGSELAADSAVPAIAVTTLLAGCAGAVSAMITIWVKTGKPDVGMTANGLLAGLVGITAGTAVVDNWGAVAIGAVAGVLVVFSVLFFDRIRVDDPVGAISVHGVCGAWGTLAVGLFATTSGSALGDGAFDGLFHGGGAGRLATQAVGVGAVFLWTVVTAGALFLLLKFTIGLRVSEQEEIEGLDVLEHGSPGYAPDMASVRSSATPATPVRATELAGAGR comes from the coding sequence GTGAAACGTCGATACGAGTTCATTGCTGCCGGAGGTCTGGCCGCGCTCGCGGTCCTCGCGGGAGCCGGACCGGCCGTGGCACAGGAAGAAGAGCGGATCACCGCCGATGCGGTGCAGGCGGTCATGGACAACATCTGGGTCCTCGTGGCCGCAGTGTTGGTCATTTTCATGCAGGCCGGTTTCGCTCTGGTCGAGGCGGGGATGACGAGGGCCAAGAACGTTGCGAACATCATGATGAAAAACCTCATGGATTTCTGCGCGGGAGTGCTCGCGTTCGGAGCGGTGGGGTTCGCTCTCGCGTTCGGTCCCGGCGGTCGGTTTCTGGGGACGAAGGGATGGTTCCTCGACCCGGGGAGCTACGACTTCGGGAATCTCAGCCTCCCGACGTACTTCATATTCCAGGTAGCCTTTGCCGCCACTTCGGCGACGATCGTCTCCGGGGCGATGGCCGAGCGGACCAAGTTCAAGAGCTATTTCCTCTACAGCCTCGCGATAACGGGATTCATCTATCCGGTCGTGGTGCGCTGGACGTGGGGTGGGGGTTGGCTGTCACGTTTCGGTGAAGGCTTCCACGACTTTGCCGGGTCCACGGTCGTCCACAGCGTCGGCGGCTGGGCCGCACTCATGGGAGCGGCCATCCTGGGTCCACGCATCGGCAAGTACGGGTCAGACGGGAAGCCCCGTGCGATACCTGGACACTCGATCCCGCTCGCCGTAACGGGAGCGTTCATCTTGTTGATCGGATGGTTCGGCTTCAATCCAGGTTCGGAATTGGCCGCTGATTCCGCCGTTCCGGCGATTGCCGTGACGACACTGCTGGCCGGATGCGCCGGGGCCGTCTCCGCCATGATCACCATCTGGGTGAAGACCGGTAAACCCGACGTGGGCATGACGGCGAACGGTTTGTTGGCGGGACTCGTCGGCATCACTGCGGGGACCGCGGTCGTCGACAACTGGGGCGCGGTGGCGATCGGCGCCGTGGCCGGGGTGCTCGTGGTGTTCAGCGTCCTTTTCTTCGACCGGATCCGCGTCGACGACCCTGTGGGAGCCATCTCCGTGCACGGAGTCTGCGGTGCGTGGGGAACATTGGCGGTGGGCCTGTTCGCCACTACCAGCGGCTCGGCCTTGGGTGACGGGGCATTCGACGGCCTGTTCCACGGAGGAGGTGCGGGGCGCCTGGCAACGCAGGCCGTGGGCGTGGGTGCCGTCTTCCTCTGGACCGTAGTGACGGCGGGTGCTTTGTTCCTCCTTCTCAAGTTCACCATCGGACTCAGAGTCTCCGAACAAGAGGAGATCGAGGGGCTCGACGTACTCGAGCACGGCTCGCCCGGATATGCCCCGGACATGGCGAGCGTGCGGTCGTCCGCCACTCCCGCCACACCCGTTCGTGCGACCGAGTTGGCCGGAGCCGGCAGGTGA
- the dnaK gene encoding chaperone protein DnaK, translating into MPKAVGIDLGTTNSVVAVLEGGDPVVIPNAEGSRTTPSVVAFAKDGQVLVGEVAKRQAITNPERTIRSVKRHMGTNWTIDIDGKKYTPQEISARVLMKLKRDAEEYLGDKVTEAVITVPAYFDDAQRTATKEAGQIAGLEVLRIINEPTAAALAYGLDKEQSDHTILVFDLGGGTFDVSILEIGDGVFEVKATHGDTNLGGDDWDQRIIDWLVEKFRNAHGVDLSKDKMALQRLKEAAEKAKIELSSVQETMINLPFITATAEGPLHLEEKLTRAQFQEMSRDLVEKCRGPFEQALADAGLKASEVDHVILVGGSTRMPAIVDFVRELTGKDPHKGVNPDEVVALGAAIQAGVLKGEVKDVLLLDVTPLSLGIETKGGVFTKLIERNTTIPTRKTEVFTTAEDNQESVEIHVLQGEREMAQFNKTLGRFQLVGIPPAPRGVPQIEVTFDIDANGIVHVSAKDRATGKEQGITITGQSSLSKEEIERMMRDAEAHAEEDRRRREEAEMRNRADTLVYQTERLLREQGDKLGPDDRRKVEERLADLKKALESPETDIQEIRTKSELLMSASQEFSQKLYEAAAKAEPEFGSGGGSATSSSSAADDVVDAEIVDEEGSS; encoded by the coding sequence ATGCCGAAGGCAGTAGGAATAGATCTCGGTACCACGAACTCGGTCGTCGCGGTCTTGGAGGGCGGCGATCCGGTAGTGATCCCGAACGCCGAGGGTTCGCGAACCACGCCGTCGGTGGTGGCATTCGCGAAGGACGGTCAAGTCCTGGTCGGTGAGGTCGCGAAGCGACAGGCGATAACGAACCCCGAGCGGACCATCAGGTCCGTGAAGCGCCACATGGGGACCAACTGGACGATCGACATCGACGGGAAGAAGTACACCCCACAGGAGATCTCGGCTCGCGTCTTGATGAAGCTCAAGAGGGACGCGGAGGAGTACCTCGGCGACAAGGTCACCGAGGCGGTGATCACGGTCCCGGCCTACTTCGACGACGCACAGCGCACGGCCACGAAAGAGGCGGGACAGATCGCCGGGCTGGAGGTTCTCCGAATAATCAACGAACCGACGGCAGCGGCCCTCGCCTATGGGCTGGACAAGGAGCAGTCGGACCATACGATCCTCGTCTTCGACTTGGGTGGAGGCACCTTCGACGTCTCGATCCTCGAGATCGGTGACGGTGTGTTCGAAGTGAAGGCGACGCACGGAGACACGAATCTCGGAGGCGACGACTGGGATCAGCGCATCATCGACTGGCTGGTCGAGAAGTTCCGCAACGCGCACGGCGTCGACCTGTCGAAGGACAAGATGGCGCTGCAGCGTCTGAAGGAGGCGGCCGAGAAGGCGAAGATCGAGCTCTCGTCCGTCCAGGAGACGATGATCAACCTCCCCTTCATCACCGCCACTGCCGAGGGTCCGTTGCATCTGGAAGAGAAGCTCACCCGTGCACAGTTCCAAGAGATGAGCCGCGACCTGGTCGAAAAGTGCCGGGGTCCCTTCGAGCAGGCCCTGGCGGACGCGGGTCTGAAGGCGAGCGAAGTAGACCATGTGATCCTGGTCGGGGGGTCCACCAGGATGCCCGCGATCGTCGACTTCGTCCGTGAGCTCACCGGCAAGGACCCACACAAGGGCGTCAACCCGGACGAAGTGGTGGCCCTAGGGGCCGCCATCCAGGCCGGCGTCCTGAAAGGTGAAGTGAAGGACGTCCTGCTGCTCGACGTGACGCCCCTCTCCCTCGGAATCGAGACGAAGGGCGGCGTGTTCACCAAGCTCATCGAGAGGAACACCACCATCCCGACCCGGAAGACGGAGGTCTTCACGACCGCGGAGGACAACCAGGAATCGGTGGAGATCCACGTCCTGCAAGGCGAGCGGGAGATGGCTCAGTTCAACAAGACGCTCGGCCGCTTCCAGCTGGTCGGCATCCCGCCTGCTCCTCGCGGCGTCCCGCAGATCGAAGTGACCTTCGACATCGACGCCAACGGGATCGTCCACGTCTCCGCCAAGGACCGGGCGACCGGAAAGGAACAGGGCATAACCATCACCGGCCAGTCGTCCTTGTCCAAAGAGGAGATCGAGCGGATGATGCGAGATGCCGAGGCTCACGCCGAGGAAGACCGTCGCCGTCGCGAAGAGGCGGAGATGCGCAACCGGGCAGACACGCTCGTGTATCAGACCGAAAGGCTCCTCAGAGAGCAGGGCGACAAGCTCGGGCCGGACGATCGTCGCAAGGTCGAAGAGCGTCTGGCAGATCTGAAGAAGGCTCTGGAGAGCCCGGAGACCGACATCCAGGAGATCCGCACCAAGAGCGAACTCCTGATGAGCGCCAGCCAGGAGTTCTCCCAGAAGCTCTACGAGGCCGCAGCCAAGGCCGAGCCGGAATTCGGCTCGGGGGGCGGCTCCGCGACGAGCTCGTCGTCGGCGGCCGACGACGTCGTCGATGCCGAGATCGTCGACGAGGAGGGCTCGTCATGA
- the egtA gene encoding glutamate--cysteine ligase EgtA, whose translation MTSSIRHLTLRQARDLLARSLVPPPLSDGIGLELEFLTFPTDDWSRRPTLADIDDLIDRCCGLLPDGVRLTREPGGQLEVVTAPLGDARNACAAAALALREVVRLSRESEIRLVALGVDPARPPLRILDEPRYRAMELHFRSIGGDGLQMMCNTAALQVNLGAGDEQTLLLRWRTTNALAPFLSAVFANSPFPPRPAQSNSRGDSGRLLSHRAAVWSAVEPSRCKPVPVGSSPVDDWIDYVLDADVMLIRRGPSEYVPLTCPFPFRQWLEEGHELGWPDEEDLAYHTTTLFPPVRPRGWLELRALDTLPTPVWHVAVAVCSALLAEEAVMAEVLRWCGALGDAHDIPPAGLSSPESRAVAEALFRIASEGLYTQGATEAAGMVDYWRVRWVARGLTPADELLECGDDFTRALQAREETGETLVEGLVGSGQPRSGSR comes from the coding sequence TCCCGACCGACGACTGGTCTCGTCGACCCACTCTCGCAGACATCGACGACCTCATCGATCGGTGCTGTGGGCTTCTCCCAGACGGAGTGAGACTCACCCGCGAGCCGGGTGGCCAGCTCGAAGTGGTTACGGCGCCTTTGGGCGACGCTCGTAACGCGTGTGCCGCGGCGGCCCTCGCACTCAGGGAGGTCGTGCGCCTGAGCCGCGAGTCCGAAATCCGTCTGGTGGCGCTGGGCGTCGACCCTGCCAGACCGCCGCTCCGCATCTTGGACGAGCCGCGTTACCGGGCGATGGAGCTGCACTTCCGATCGATCGGCGGCGACGGTCTTCAGATGATGTGCAACACGGCGGCGCTGCAGGTGAACCTTGGCGCCGGGGACGAGCAAACGCTCCTACTCAGGTGGAGGACGACGAACGCGCTCGCTCCGTTTCTGTCTGCCGTGTTCGCGAACTCACCCTTTCCACCGCGGCCGGCTCAGTCGAACTCCAGAGGCGACAGCGGACGGCTTCTCTCCCACAGGGCTGCCGTTTGGTCTGCCGTCGAGCCGAGTCGGTGCAAACCCGTTCCCGTTGGTTCGTCTCCCGTAGACGACTGGATCGACTACGTCCTCGACGCGGACGTGATGTTGATCCGCCGCGGACCCTCCGAGTACGTCCCGTTGACCTGCCCCTTCCCGTTCAGGCAGTGGCTCGAGGAGGGGCACGAGCTCGGCTGGCCTGACGAAGAGGACTTGGCCTACCACACGACGACGCTGTTCCCTCCGGTGCGTCCCAGAGGTTGGCTCGAGTTGCGGGCGCTCGACACCCTTCCGACCCCCGTATGGCACGTCGCGGTCGCAGTTTGCTCGGCTCTGCTCGCCGAAGAGGCGGTGATGGCCGAGGTCCTCCGTTGGTGTGGCGCCCTCGGCGACGCACACGACATCCCACCGGCGGGACTGTCCTCCCCAGAGAGCCGGGCGGTGGCGGAGGCTCTCTTCCGGATTGCAAGCGAGGGCCTCTACACGCAGGGAGCCACAGAGGCGGCAGGCATGGTGGACTATTGGCGAGTCAGGTGGGTGGCGAGGGGACTGACCCCTGCGGACGAGCTCCTCGAATGCGGGGACGACTTCACGCGCGCACTGCAGGCACGGGAGGAGACCGGCGAGACACTCGTCGAAGGCCTCGTAGGTAGTGGTCAACCCCGGAGCGGCTCCAGATGA